A genomic segment from Labrus bergylta chromosome 3, fLabBer1.1, whole genome shotgun sequence encodes:
- the gins2 gene encoding DNA replication complex GINS protein PSF2 — protein sequence MDPSEVEFLAEKETVKIIPNFSLDKIYLIGGDLGPFNPGLPVEVPVWLALNLKQRQKCRIVPPEWMDVEKLEEMRDLERREDTFTPAPCPYYMELTKLLLNYASDNIPKADEIRTLVKDIWDTRIAKLRLSADSFISQMEAHAKLDNLTLMEINTIRSFLLDSLNCMFKLRSNLQPGSSKAQFTDY from the exons ATGGATCCCTCGGAGGTTGAGTTTCTCGCCGAGAAGGAGACGGTGAAGATTATACCGAACTTCAGCCTAGATAAGATTTATTTAATCGGT GGTGACCTGGGTCCCTTCAACCCTGGACTGCCAGTGGAAGTCCCTGTGTGGCTCGCTTTAAACCTGAAGCAAAGACAGAAATGTAGAATTGTTCCCCCAGAGTGGATGGATGTTG AGAAGCTGGAGGAGATGCGAGATCTTGAGAGGAGAGAAGATACTTTTACGCCTGCCCCCTGTCCATACTACATGGAGCTGACCAAACTACTGCTCAACTA tgCATCTGATAACATCCCTAAAGCAGATGAGATCCGCACACTGGTCAAAGACATCTGGGACACTCGTATCGCCAAACTCCGCCTCTCTGCCGACAGTTTCATCAGTCAGATGGAAGCTCATGCCAAG CTGGACAACCTCACTCTGATGGAGATCAACACCATAAGATCGTTCCTCCTCGATTCGCTGAACTGCATGTTCAAACTACGATCCAATCTGCAGCCTGGTTCAAGTAAAGCACAGTTCACAGACTATTGA